A section of the Pleurocapsa minor HA4230-MV1 genome encodes:
- a CDS encoding DUF3086 domain-containing protein, whose protein sequence is MNPEKPSMPESDNSDSETIIFEPAKSSNPPLDEQSNEQPVVASDVVEEQILPVTPEYQASEDLGDKLEELGLSKLSISTTSTTVEMTSADRDSDSDDVSDELSQVSDDSVQEPELFVDSWLDESEVLQKDNSAAKSSDEIRQLEQQKADLQLEIADLKAHKEQLLLRQVQEVQEKMGQMIEEGTKELKERKTALRIEIDKLERRKERINQEMRSNFAGSSKELAIRVQGFKEYLVGSLQDLATAAEKLELARTEDSAPRNRNRVRNTEDPRREGVNRDRNQDRNRDRTRNPDRTLRNNSARGENERTAQAQFSEPTFADQSRRIRQLLDKYCNSPDYYGSPWQLRRTFDQNQAKKVQEWFFSQGGRGAIDSTGSRLQNILVASAIISILHDLYRDRTQVLILTDTPENLGEWRKGLEDCLGISRRDFGTNRGVVMFDSPDILVQRAERLLADKLLPVIIIDETEEQLNLSVLKFPIWLAFASSNKSRSSNYLY, encoded by the coding sequence ATGAACCCTGAAAAACCTTCTATGCCTGAATCTGACAATTCTGATTCTGAAACTATTATCTTTGAACCTGCTAAATCATCAAATCCACCATTAGATGAACAGTCAAATGAACAACCAGTAGTAGCATCAGATGTCGTCGAAGAGCAGATATTGCCAGTTACCCCTGAATATCAAGCTTCAGAGGATTTAGGTGACAAACTCGAAGAACTGGGGTTATCTAAGTTATCTATTTCCACAACTTCCACAACTGTCGAAATGACTTCAGCAGATCGCGATAGTGATAGTGATGATGTGAGTGATGAATTAAGTCAAGTTTCAGATGACTCAGTTCAAGAACCAGAATTGTTTGTTGATAGTTGGCTAGATGAGTCTGAAGTACTCCAAAAGGACAATTCGGCCGCTAAATCTAGCGATGAAATCCGCCAACTAGAGCAGCAAAAAGCCGATCTACAGCTAGAAATTGCCGATCTTAAAGCACATAAAGAACAATTACTTTTGCGTCAGGTTCAAGAAGTCCAAGAAAAAATGGGACAAATGATTGAAGAGGGAACAAAGGAGTTAAAAGAGCGTAAAACAGCCTTACGAATTGAAATTGATAAATTAGAACGTCGGAAAGAAAGAATTAATCAAGAAATGCGGAGCAACTTTGCCGGCTCATCTAAAGAATTGGCAATTAGAGTTCAAGGTTTTAAAGAATATTTAGTTGGTAGTCTCCAAGATTTAGCCACTGCTGCGGAAAAACTAGAATTAGCGCGCACAGAAGATTCTGCACCAAGAAACCGAAACCGAGTTAGAAACACAGAAGATCCCCGAAGAGAAGGGGTAAATAGAGACAGAAACCAAGACAGAAACAGAGATAGAACCAGAAACCCAGACAGAACTCTCCGCAACAACTCAGCTAGAGGAGAAAATGAGCGTACGGCTCAGGCACAATTTTCTGAACCGACTTTTGCCGATCAAAGTAGGCGTATTCGACAGCTATTAGACAAATACTGCAACAGCCCAGACTATTATGGTTCTCCCTGGCAGTTACGTCGCACCTTTGACCAAAATCAGGCGAAAAAAGTTCAAGAATGGTTTTTCTCTCAAGGAGGTAGGGGTGCAATAGATAGCACAGGTAGCCGTCTGCAAAATATTTTGGTTGCTTCAGCCATAATTTCGATTCTGCACGATCTATATCGCGATCGCACTCAAGTTTTAATTCTGACAGATACCCCAGAAAACTTAGGGGAATGGCGCAAAGGATTAGAAGATTGTCTCGGTATCTCCCGTCGAGATTTTGGCACAAATCGCGGTGTTGTGATGTTTGATTCTCCTGATATTCTCGTGCAGCGTGCCGAACGTCTACTTGCGGATAAACTATTACCAGTGATTATCATTGATGAGACTGAAGAACAGTTAAACTTATCTGTACTCAAGTTCCCGATTTGGTTAGCCTTTGCCTCTAGCAATAAATCAAGGTCTTCCAATTATTTGTATTAA
- a CDS encoding chemotaxis protein CheW, which yields MHSSANTSQQQLKFQLYPETKAMLPIKQITEVLKIQLAQIMPIPQMPAWVMGVYNWRGDILWMLDLGQLLGLDSWYQQQHARLLHTAIVLSPEREGNNDNQIHLGLVVAGVDNLESCDPAAIQAVLDSQIDPRLNSFLQGYWLQSSGEMVLALDGQAIASAMPKRVVD from the coding sequence ATGCACAGCAGTGCCAACACATCACAACAGCAGCTTAAGTTTCAACTTTATCCAGAGACTAAAGCAATGCTGCCGATTAAGCAGATTACGGAGGTTCTCAAAATTCAGTTAGCGCAGATTATGCCCATTCCTCAAATGCCTGCTTGGGTGATGGGAGTCTACAACTGGCGAGGAGATATTTTGTGGATGCTCGATCTCGGACAACTACTGGGCTTAGATTCTTGGTATCAACAGCAACACGCTCGCCTCCTACATACAGCAATTGTCTTGTCTCCTGAGCGGGAGGGAAATAATGATAATCAGATTCACTTGGGCTTAGTCGTAGCTGGGGTAGATAACTTGGAAAGCTGCGATCCTGCTGCAATTCAAGCTGTACTCGATTCACAGATCGATCCTCGTTTAAATAGCTTTTTACAAGGATATTGGCTTCAATCTTCAGGAGAAATGGTTTTGGCTCTTGATGGACAGGCGATCGCCTCTGCTATGCCTAAACGAGTAGTTGATTAA
- a CDS encoding MlaE family lipid ABC transporter permease subunit, translating into MSSTTSTKGIKIWLERSIAALFLAGQVVVHLLQGKIHRQNTTEQMKIVGPDSLMIALVTATFVGMVFTIQVAREFLNFGAAQAIGGVLALALSRELAPVLTAVVLAARVGSAFAAEIGTMRVTEQIDALYVLKSDPIDYLVIPRMIACCAMLPILTIISLLMGLIGGVFVADLFYGISQVVFIESIKSFLQIWDLISALIKAVMFGGIIAIIGCSWGLTTTGGAKGVGESTTTAVVMALIAIFISNFFLSWIMFQGLGSQFLN; encoded by the coding sequence ATGAGTAGTACAACCTCTACTAAGGGGATTAAAATTTGGCTGGAACGTTCTATAGCAGCTCTATTTCTAGCAGGGCAAGTTGTAGTTCACTTATTACAGGGTAAAATACATCGTCAAAATACGACAGAACAGATGAAGATTGTCGGGCCAGATTCTTTGATGATTGCCCTGGTGACAGCAACTTTTGTCGGCATGGTATTCACTATTCAGGTGGCCCGTGAGTTTCTTAATTTTGGTGCAGCTCAAGCGATTGGGGGCGTTTTAGCTTTAGCTCTAAGTCGAGAATTAGCTCCCGTATTGACCGCAGTGGTACTGGCTGCCAGAGTCGGTTCGGCATTTGCTGCGGAAATTGGCACGATGAGAGTTACCGAACAAATTGATGCTCTTTACGTTTTAAAAAGCGATCCGATCGATTATTTGGTAATTCCTCGGATGATTGCCTGTTGTGCAATGCTGCCGATTTTAACCATAATTTCTCTGCTTATGGGTCTAATTGGCGGAGTTTTTGTGGCGGATTTATTTTACGGTATTTCTCAAGTAGTATTTATTGAATCAATCAAATCTTTTTTACAGATTTGGGATTTGATTAGCGCTTTAATTAAAGCGGTTATGTTTGGTGGCATCATTGCCATTATTGGCTGTAGCTGGGGTTTGACTACTACAGGAGGAGCAAAAGGAGTCGGCGAGTCTACCACCACGGCAGTAGTTATGGCGCTGATTGCGATTTTTATCAGCAACTTTTTTCTATCTTGGATTATGTTCCAGGGTTTAGGTAGTCAGTTTTTAAATTAG
- the plsY gene encoding glycerol-3-phosphate 1-O-acyltransferase PlsY, whose amino-acid sequence MVFSFTLSTLLILAAYLLGSIPTGYMVGRYTQGIDIREHGSGSTGATNVLRTLGKPAAVIVLIVDLLKGSLALILVNLIYAYLPDLLPASWHSWLITAAALGAIIGHSKSIWLNFTGGKSVATTLGVLLVMNPVVALGTLASFGIILGISRIVSLSSIGGAIAVNILMLTLHQPAAFLVFAAIAGLYVILRHKTNIQRLIAGNEPKIGQAL is encoded by the coding sequence ATGGTTTTTAGTTTTACCCTAAGCACCCTATTAATTTTGGCTGCTTACCTATTGGGATCGATTCCGACTGGATATATGGTAGGTCGCTATACTCAAGGAATCGATATCCGTGAACACGGCTCAGGCTCTACGGGAGCAACTAATGTCCTGCGTACTTTAGGTAAACCTGCTGCGGTTATCGTTTTGATAGTTGATTTGCTCAAAGGCTCTTTAGCATTAATTTTGGTCAATTTAATTTACGCTTATTTACCCGATCTGTTGCCTGCTAGCTGGCACTCTTGGCTGATCACAGCAGCAGCCTTAGGGGCAATTATTGGCCATAGCAAGTCCATTTGGCTCAATTTCACTGGCGGAAAATCCGTGGCGACAACTCTGGGGGTTTTGCTAGTGATGAATCCTGTGGTGGCATTGGGAACTCTAGCTAGTTTTGGCATTATTTTAGGCATTTCCCGCATCGTTTCCCTTAGTTCCATTGGTGGTGCGATCGCCGTTAATATTTTGATGCTAACCTTACATCAGCCTGCTGCTTTTTTGGTTTTTGCTGCCATAGCAGGACTATATGTGATTCTACGCCATAAAACTAATATTCAGCGCTTAATAGCTGGTAATGAGCCTAAAATTGGTCAAGCATTATAA
- a CDS encoding DUF3119 family protein — protein sequence MTTNIEATNSAEIIELTPDFKLPVVLILLAIGFSWVSLWLGGAIAILGLFLTIQTFLIRLQFTDQALNVLRTGTVIRSFPYSEWLNWEIFWSPVPILFYFKEVNSIHFLPIIFNSKTLADCLQKYCPRNQN from the coding sequence ATGACCACTAACATAGAAGCGACAAATTCTGCCGAAATAATTGAATTAACTCCAGATTTTAAACTTCCTGTGGTTCTAATCTTACTCGCGATCGGATTTTCTTGGGTTTCCTTGTGGTTAGGTGGTGCGATCGCTATTTTAGGCTTGTTTTTAACTATTCAAACGTTTTTAATTAGGCTTCAGTTTACCGATCAGGCGCTAAATGTCCTCCGAACAGGAACAGTGATTCGTAGTTTTCCTTATAGTGAATGGTTAAACTGGGAAATATTTTGGTCGCCAGTACCTATTTTGTTCTATTTCAAGGAAGTTAATAGTATTCATTTTTTACCTATTATTTTTAACTCTAAAACTCTGGCAGATTGCCTACAAAAATACTGTCCTCGTAATCAAAACTAA
- a CDS encoding response regulator encodes MTTAKNGTSHARTHIQHFTASRQIKFFESLRESRFSGQLIICDQQDHTWIIYLYLGRIVYATGGVHPVRRWRRHLVAYCPERLAKIDELQLFLVNISQEESRISWEYQLLSAWIDQNIISREQATKVIRATVIEVLFDVTQAIEVHCELVTDNLLTTRLILIDAEQMIVESNKLYSAWRDAKVADRSPDFAPTINHPQALKTKTSPQVYQNLSQLLDGKQTLRDLSVRMKRDVVTVTRSLLPYVQMGLVQLVAVEDLPPPVSTPLAQKLFKNPASRRLTIACIDDSPSICQTMEGIINTAGYNFVSETDGLRAIAVLLSRKPDLIFLDLVMPNTNGYEICSQLRKLSFFKQTPIVILTGNDGIVDRVRAKIVGATDFLGKPAQSEQVLGTIEKYALQQKK; translated from the coding sequence ATGACGACTGCCAAAAACGGAACTAGTCATGCTCGGACTCATATTCAACACTTTACAGCTAGTCGACAAATTAAATTCTTTGAATCTCTTAGAGAATCTCGATTTAGTGGTCAGCTAATTATCTGCGATCAGCAAGACCATACTTGGATAATCTATCTTTATCTGGGTCGTATTGTCTATGCTACTGGCGGAGTACACCCCGTTAGGCGTTGGCGCAGACACCTTGTTGCTTATTGTCCTGAAAGACTGGCTAAAATCGACGAATTACAGTTATTTCTAGTTAACATTTCTCAAGAAGAATCACGAATTTCTTGGGAATATCAGCTGTTATCGGCTTGGATCGACCAAAACATAATTAGTCGTGAACAGGCTACTAAAGTTATTCGAGCTACGGTAATTGAGGTGCTGTTTGATGTTACCCAAGCAATAGAGGTGCATTGTGAATTAGTCACAGATAATTTGCTAACCACTAGGCTAATCTTAATTGATGCTGAACAGATGATTGTTGAGTCGAATAAACTCTACTCAGCCTGGCGAGATGCCAAAGTTGCCGATCGCTCTCCCGATTTTGCCCCTACTATCAATCATCCCCAAGCCCTTAAAACCAAGACTTCTCCCCAAGTTTATCAAAACCTCAGTCAACTTTTAGACGGAAAACAAACTTTAAGAGATTTGAGTGTGCGGATGAAGCGAGATGTTGTCACCGTGACACGCTCTCTTTTGCCCTATGTGCAGATGGGTTTGGTGCAACTGGTAGCAGTCGAAGATCTTCCTCCTCCTGTATCAACTCCTTTAGCTCAAAAACTGTTTAAGAACCCCGCTTCTCGTCGGTTAACCATCGCCTGTATAGACGATAGCCCAAGTATTTGTCAGACGATGGAAGGCATTATTAATACTGCGGGATATAACTTTGTCAGTGAAACAGACGGTTTAAGAGCGATCGCTGTTTTACTTAGCCGCAAACCAGATTTAATCTTTTTAGATTTGGTAATGCCTAATACTAACGGCTATGAAATTTGTTCCCAATTACGCAAGCTTTCTTTTTTCAAACAGACACCGATTGTTATTCTCACAGGTAACGACGGCATTGTAGATCGAGTTCGCGCCAAAATAGTCGGTGCAACTGATTTTCTGGGTAAGCCAGCTCAATCTGAACAGGTGCTCGGCACAATTGAAAAGTATGCATTGCAGCAAAAAAAATAA
- a CDS encoding Uma2 family endonuclease — protein MTAITVNFNSIIDISDEQFYQLCTQNPETQFERNCNGEILIMPPTGGETGRRNTNLIVQLAIWNQQTKLGEVFDSSTGYKLPNGANRSPDVSWIQQKRWDGLTSEQKEKFIPLAPDFVLELMSPTDYLVNIQAKMKEYLENEVKLGWLINPQAKQVEIYRLGQQAQLLDSPRLISGEDILPGFVLDLAGIF, from the coding sequence ATGACTGCAATTACGGTTAACTTCAATTCAATTATCGACATCAGTGATGAACAGTTTTATCAACTCTGTACACAGAATCCTGAAACTCAATTTGAACGTAACTGTAATGGAGAAATTCTGATTATGCCTCCCACTGGCGGAGAAACTGGGAGAAGGAATACTAACCTAATTGTTCAATTAGCTATTTGGAATCAACAGACTAAGTTAGGAGAAGTTTTTGATTCTTCTACTGGCTACAAGCTACCGAATGGAGCAAATCGCTCTCCTGATGTTTCTTGGATTCAACAAAAACGTTGGGATGGTTTGACTTCAGAACAAAAAGAAAAATTTATTCCCCTCGCGCCAGATTTTGTTCTTGAGTTGATGTCGCCTACGGATTATTTAGTTAATATTCAAGCAAAGATGAAGGAGTATTTGGAGAATGAGGTAAAGTTAGGCTGGCTAATTAATCCTCAAGCTAAACAAGTAGAAATTTACCGCTTAGGACAACAAGCGCAATTGCTAGATTCTCCTCGATTAATCTCTGGCGAAGATATTTTACCTGGCTTTGTTTTAGATTTAGCTGGTATTTTTTAA
- the miaB gene encoding tRNA (N6-isopentenyl adenosine(37)-C2)-methylthiotransferase MiaB, producing the protein MNNASKKHPKKYNIVTFGCQMNKADSERMAGVLEHMGFEAAEDPNIADLILYNTCTIRDNAEQKVYSYLGRQAKRKHQEPGLTLVVAGCVAQQEGEQLLRRVPELDLVMGPQHANRLEDLLQQVFDGNQVVATDPIEILEDITKPRRDSDVTAWVNIIYGCNERCSYCVVPNVRGVEQSRTPEAIKAEIEELSRQGYKEITLLGQNIDAYGRDLRGSTPEGRHQHTLTDLLYYVHDIPGIDRLRFSTSHPRYFTERLIKACQELPNVCEHFHIPFQSGDNDILKAMKRGYTHEKYRGIIETIRKYMPDASITADAIVGFPGETEAQFQNTLKLIEDLEFDLVNTAAYSPRPGTPAALWDNQLSEEEKDDRLQRLNRLVSVTAEARSQRYLGQSVEVLVEAQNTKVTTQLLGRTRTNRLTFFPGKIEELKGKTVKVKIQEIRAFSITGELIEQ; encoded by the coding sequence ATGAATAACGCCAGCAAAAAACATCCTAAAAAATATAATATTGTTACCTTCGGTTGCCAGATGAATAAAGCTGATTCTGAGCGGATGGCTGGCGTATTGGAACATATGGGTTTTGAAGCTGCCGAAGATCCTAATATAGCAGACTTAATTCTCTACAATACCTGCACTATTCGCGATAATGCTGAACAAAAAGTTTACTCTTATTTAGGTAGACAAGCAAAACGCAAACATCAAGAGCCAGGTTTGACTTTAGTTGTGGCTGGATGCGTCGCCCAGCAGGAAGGGGAACAGCTATTGCGTCGTGTTCCTGAATTAGACTTGGTAATGGGGCCTCAACATGCAAATCGCTTAGAGGATTTATTACAACAGGTTTTCGATGGCAATCAGGTGGTTGCTACCGATCCAATTGAGATTTTGGAGGATATTACCAAACCCCGTCGAGATAGTGATGTGACTGCTTGGGTTAATATAATTTATGGTTGCAATGAACGCTGTAGCTACTGTGTTGTACCCAATGTGCGTGGTGTAGAACAATCCCGTACTCCTGAAGCGATTAAAGCTGAAATAGAAGAGTTAAGCAGACAAGGATATAAAGAAATTACGCTGTTGGGCCAAAATATTGATGCCTATGGTCGAGATTTACGAGGTAGTACCCCAGAAGGTAGACATCAGCACACGCTAACGGATCTGCTTTACTATGTTCATGATATTCCTGGGATCGATCGCCTGAGATTTTCGACAAGCCATCCTCGTTATTTTACCGAAAGACTAATTAAAGCTTGCCAGGAATTACCTAATGTTTGTGAACACTTTCATATTCCTTTCCAGTCGGGAGATAACGATATCCTTAAGGCGATGAAGCGAGGTTACACCCACGAAAAATATCGTGGCATTATCGAAACGATCAGAAAATATATGCCCGATGCCTCGATTACTGCCGATGCCATTGTTGGCTTTCCTGGCGAGACAGAAGCACAGTTCCAAAATACCCTAAAGTTAATCGAAGATTTGGAGTTCGATCTAGTTAATACTGCTGCCTATTCCCCTCGTCCTGGTACTCCTGCTGCCCTGTGGGATAATCAATTAAGTGAAGAAGAAAAAGACGATCGCCTTCAGCGTTTAAACCGTCTGGTATCCGTCACGGCGGAGGCTCGTTCTCAACGTTATTTAGGGCAATCAGTAGAAGTGTTGGTAGAAGCGCAAAACACCAAAGTCACAACTCAACTATTAGGTCGAACTAGAACCAATCGTTTAACCTTCTTCCCTGGCAAGATTGAAGAATTAAAAGGCAAAACAGTTAAGGTAAAAATCCAGGAAATTCGCGCCTTTAGCATCACAGGAGAATTAATTGAACAATGA
- a CDS encoding helix-turn-helix domain-containing protein, with amino-acid sequence MNPDSSQTNKERLHNLMQQVGIADLNELSQVAKVARLQLIRIQQGLILNLSLGAIARIAKALDVSVDSLLQTFVEQPQVSSEQAVTSSQQDDALIACRQEYQKLQQEMTQLQQTLQVEFQQASLETIESWLLQWPTAATAVRQNPQLPASKLLSLVEPIEQLVKHWNVSTIATVGEELAYDPQNHQLMKGVAQAGELVKVRYVGYKQGDKLLHKAKVSPV; translated from the coding sequence ATGAATCCAGATTCATCTCAAACTAACAAAGAGCGGCTACACAATTTGATGCAGCAGGTAGGTATCGCCGATCTTAATGAGCTTAGTCAGGTGGCCAAGGTGGCTCGACTACAGTTAATCAGAATTCAACAGGGTTTAATTCTTAATCTTTCTCTTGGCGCGATCGCTCGGATTGCCAAAGCCTTAGATGTCTCAGTAGATAGTTTACTCCAAACTTTTGTCGAACAACCTCAAGTTAGCAGCGAGCAGGCTGTCACGTCTTCTCAGCAGGATGATGCTCTAATCGCCTGTCGGCAAGAATATCAAAAATTACAGCAGGAAATGACTCAGTTGCAGCAAACCTTACAGGTAGAGTTTCAACAAGCTAGCTTGGAAACCATTGAGTCTTGGCTATTACAATGGCCCACCGCTGCTACTGCCGTGCGTCAAAATCCTCAATTGCCAGCGAGCAAGTTACTCTCTTTAGTAGAACCCATAGAACAATTAGTCAAGCACTGGAATGTATCAACCATTGCTACTGTTGGGGAAGAGTTAGCTTACGATCCGCAAAACCATCAGTTGATGAAGGGTGTGGCTCAAGCAGGAGAATTAGTAAAAGTACGTTATGTAGGCTACAAGCAAGGAGATAAATTACTGCACAAAGCAAAGGTAAGTCCTGTTTGA
- a CDS encoding response regulator, which yields MGYTLVVDDSATERAIITGCLQGVGIDVSVALSGEEALAKIQQDSPDLIVLDVVLPGRSGFEICRELKNSDRTSKIPIILCSTKGTEIDRFWGMKQGANAYILKPIDQEELIGKVQELIA from the coding sequence ATGGGGTACACTCTGGTTGTTGATGATTCTGCTACCGAACGAGCAATTATTACTGGCTGTTTGCAAGGAGTTGGCATTGATGTCTCTGTTGCTCTTAGTGGAGAAGAAGCATTAGCAAAAATTCAGCAAGATTCTCCCGATCTAATTGTTTTAGATGTAGTTTTGCCAGGACGTAGTGGTTTTGAAATCTGTCGTGAGTTAAAGAATTCGGATCGGACTAGTAAAATTCCGATTATTCTTTGTTCAACCAAGGGGACAGAAATAGATAGGTTTTGGGGCATGAAGCAAGGAGCGAATGCCTATATTCTCAAACCGATCGATCAAGAGGAATTAATCGGTAAAGTCCAGGAGTTAATTGCTTAA
- the cobO gene encoding cob(I)yrinic acid a,c-diamide adenosyltransferase — MNQSTISNEQHKQKMQRRQEVQEKRLAEKTQEKGLIIVNTGNGKGKTTAALGMVMRSLGHGYKVAIVQFIKGAWEPAEKAVLSKWSDQLEFHAMGEGFTWDTQDRERDIEKATAAWATSLEYILNPEYRLVLLDEVNIALKLGYLDVETVIEGLARKPADSHVILTGRGAPEQLIAIADLVTEMSLIKHPFREQGVKAQAGIEF; from the coding sequence ATGAATCAATCAACAATTAGCAACGAACAGCACAAGCAGAAAATGCAGCGTCGTCAGGAAGTGCAAGAAAAGCGTCTGGCTGAGAAAACTCAAGAAAAAGGTCTAATTATTGTCAATACAGGCAATGGGAAAGGAAAAACCACCGCAGCTTTGGGAATGGTTATGCGATCGCTTGGACATGGCTATAAAGTGGCTATTGTTCAGTTTATTAAGGGAGCTTGGGAACCTGCGGAAAAGGCGGTGCTGAGTAAATGGTCAGACCAGCTAGAGTTTCACGCTATGGGAGAAGGGTTTACCTGGGATACCCAAGATCGTGAACGGGATATTGAAAAGGCGACTGCTGCTTGGGCAACCAGTTTAGAATATATTCTTAATCCTGAATATCGCTTAGTCTTGCTCGATGAGGTTAATATCGCTCTTAAACTAGGGTATTTAGACGTTGAAACTGTAATTGAAGGTTTAGCTCGTAAACCCGCAGATTCCCATGTAATTTTGACAGGAAGAGGTGCGCCAGAGCAGTTAATTGCGATCGCCGATCTGGTAACGGAAATGTCTTTAATCAAACATCCTTTTCGGGAACAAGGAGTTAAGGCTCAAGCAGGCATTGAATTTTAA